The following coding sequences are from one Leptolyngbya sp. NIES-3755 window:
- a CDS encoding carbon dioxide concentrating mechanism protein CcmM (similar to AA sequence:cyanobase_aa:LBDG_11460), translated as MAVRSGTASPTPRSRNLAEPKIDQSANVHSFSNLIGDVRIGANVKISPGTSIRADEGTSFYLGARSSVQDGALIHGLEQGRVVGDDGNSYSVWIGNNTSITHMALIHGPAYVGDDCFIGFRSTVFNARIGNGCIVMMHSLVQDVEVPPGKYVPSGAVITTQQQADRLPEVTERDRAFASYIVGTASKSSSQTVTSQRAVFPSRSAAQSTTDVKAGNSATENGSIMNGEVINHVRQLLAQGYRIGMEHADKRQFQTSSWKSCAPIQAANESAVLAELQSCLAEHSGEYVRLIGIDTKNKKRVLEAIIQRPGDKPVSGGSSYSAPSYSSSSYSSASSYSPSSNGNGHSSSGLDPALVAQIRQILSKGGRVGTEHADKRQFQTSSWKSCAPIQTTNESAVMTELQRCMSEHSGEYVRLIGIDTQNKRRMLETIIQRPDGKPVAQPTSHVASHHQPAVHHTVDGAIAGDAAEQIQQLMAQGAVIGLEFADERRFKYGSWNSAPTIQASSASQAVAALNSFLAEHRDHYVRLVGVDPKQKKRIAESVIHRPGKAHSSNGNGHSSSAASEPPMYNEPASYHSAPPMYTPSSNGNGRLSSDTVEQIRQLVRQGYKIGVEFADQRRYKTSSWQTATSIQTTRDAEAILEVEAAIANYAGLYVRLIGIDPKAKRRVAEMVIQQPAK; from the coding sequence ATGGCAGTCCGTAGCGGTACGGCTTCGCCTACTCCGCGATCGCGGAATCTTGCCGAGCCGAAGATCGATCAATCGGCGAATGTACATTCGTTTTCTAATCTGATTGGCGATGTGCGAATCGGAGCGAATGTCAAAATTTCGCCGGGGACTTCGATTCGGGCGGATGAAGGCACTTCGTTTTATTTGGGAGCGCGATCGAGCGTTCAAGACGGAGCGCTGATTCACGGTTTGGAGCAAGGGCGCGTCGTTGGGGACGACGGAAATTCCTATTCGGTCTGGATTGGAAACAACACATCGATCACCCACATGGCGCTGATTCACGGACCTGCCTATGTGGGTGACGATTGCTTTATTGGTTTTCGATCGACGGTGTTTAATGCCCGAATCGGAAACGGGTGCATTGTGATGATGCACTCACTGGTTCAAGATGTGGAAGTGCCGCCTGGGAAGTATGTGCCGTCTGGCGCAGTGATTACAACTCAGCAGCAAGCCGATCGATTACCGGAAGTCACAGAGCGCGATCGTGCTTTTGCTTCCTATATTGTCGGAACTGCATCGAAATCAAGTTCTCAAACGGTTACTTCTCAACGTGCGGTGTTTCCGAGTCGGAGTGCCGCGCAGTCCACGACAGATGTTAAAGCTGGCAATAGCGCTACAGAAAATGGGTCAATTATGAACGGCGAAGTTATTAACCACGTTCGGCAATTACTAGCGCAAGGCTACCGAATCGGAATGGAACACGCGGATAAGCGTCAGTTTCAGACCAGTTCTTGGAAGAGTTGCGCTCCCATTCAAGCAGCAAACGAGTCGGCTGTGTTGGCAGAATTACAATCCTGTCTTGCAGAACACAGCGGTGAGTATGTTCGCTTGATTGGGATTGATACGAAGAATAAGAAGCGGGTGCTGGAAGCGATTATTCAGCGTCCAGGTGATAAGCCTGTGAGCGGCGGATCGAGCTATTCTGCTCCGTCGTATAGTTCTTCGAGCTATAGTTCCGCTTCGAGTTATAGTCCGTCCTCGAATGGGAATGGTCACAGTAGCAGCGGACTTGATCCGGCTCTCGTGGCTCAAATTCGCCAAATCTTATCGAAAGGCGGTCGGGTTGGAACGGAACACGCAGACAAGCGACAGTTCCAGACTAGCTCTTGGAAGAGTTGCGCTCCGATCCAGACGACGAATGAATCGGCTGTGATGACCGAGTTACAGCGCTGTATGTCTGAGCATAGCGGCGAGTATGTTCGCTTGATCGGCATCGACACTCAGAACAAGCGTCGGATGCTGGAAACAATCATTCAGCGTCCCGATGGTAAACCTGTTGCTCAACCGACTTCGCACGTTGCTTCTCATCATCAGCCTGCGGTTCATCACACAGTCGATGGAGCGATCGCTGGTGATGCCGCAGAACAAATCCAGCAATTGATGGCACAAGGAGCCGTGATTGGTTTGGAGTTTGCCGATGAGCGTCGGTTTAAGTATGGTTCTTGGAACAGTGCGCCAACAATTCAAGCGAGTTCTGCGTCTCAAGCAGTTGCAGCTCTCAATTCGTTCTTGGCTGAACATCGCGATCACTATGTCCGCTTAGTTGGCGTTGATCCGAAACAGAAGAAACGAATTGCAGAGAGTGTCATTCATCGCCCTGGAAAAGCTCATAGTTCTAACGGCAATGGTCACAGCAGTTCCGCTGCTTCTGAACCTCCGATGTACAACGAGCCAGCAAGCTACCACTCTGCACCTCCGATGTATACGCCTTCCAGCAATGGTAACGGTCGTCTAAGTTCGGACACGGTAGAGCAGATTCGTCAGCTTGTGCGTCAAGGCTACAAGATTGGGGTAGAGTTCGCAGATCAGCGACGCTACAAAACCAGTTCTTGGCAGACGGCAACTTCGATTCAAACCACCCGTGATGCAGAAGCAATCTTAGAGGTTGAAGCTGCGATCGCGAACTATGCAGGTCTATACGTCCGCTTAATCGGAATTGATCCGAAAGCAAAGCGGCGTGTGGCTGAAATGGTGATTCAACAACCCGCTAAGTAG
- a CDS encoding B Chain B, Ccmk2 Dodecamer - Form 2 (similar to AA sequence:cyanobase_aa:LBDG_11490), whose translation MPIAVGMIETRGFPAVVEAADAMVKAARVTLVGYEKIGSGRVTVIVRGDVSEVQASIAAGLESVKRVNGGETASSHIIARPHENLEYVLPIRYTEAVEQFRS comes from the coding sequence ATGCCGATCGCTGTGGGAATGATTGAGACGCGGGGATTCCCGGCTGTGGTTGAAGCCGCAGACGCGATGGTGAAAGCCGCCCGTGTTACCCTGGTTGGCTATGAGAAAATCGGTAGCGGTCGCGTGACTGTTATCGTTCGAGGGGATGTGTCCGAAGTGCAAGCTTCGATCGCGGCAGGGCTGGAATCAGTCAAGCGCGTGAACGGAGGAGAAACTGCATCAAGTCACATTATTGCGCGTCCGCATGAGAACCTAGAATATGTCCTACCGATTCGATATACCGAAGCGGTCGAACAATTCCGAAGTTAG
- a CDS encoding proton-translocating NADH-quinone oxidoreductase, chain M (similar to AA sequence:cyanobase_aa:LBDG_11510), translating to MLSALIWIPILGAIIVGLMPGAITDKNVRRIAIATVSLALVVSLFVVTQFDTITTGLQFQEDLPWLEPLGLTYRLGLDGLSLPLIVLNSFLTLIALFSTSVTIQRSRLYYSLVLVINAAVAGAFLAHNLLLFFLFYELELIPLYLLIAIWGGARRGYASTKFLIYTAVSGILILIAFLGLTWLSGATSFEYNPALSQTLPLTSQFILLGAILIGFGIKIPLFPLHTWLPDAHVEASTPISVLLAGVLLKLGTYGLLRFGLQLFPQAWAVMAPYLAIWAVVSVLFGAFTAIAQTDMKKMVAYSSVGHMGFILLAAAAATPLSLLGCVFQMVSHGLISALLFALVGVVYAKTGTRDITVLKGLLTPERGLPIVGSLMILGVMASAGIPGMVGFISEFLVFRGSFTVFPVQTLLSMIGTGLTAVYFLLLVNRTFFGRLPDEFANLPPVSWSERVPSLVVAALIVLLGLQPGWLVHWTETTTTAMLQNYSTIATPIESESISVLLLE from the coding sequence ATGTTAAGTGCATTAATTTGGATACCGATTTTAGGAGCGATCATTGTTGGGCTAATGCCTGGAGCGATCACAGATAAGAATGTGAGAAGAATTGCGATCGCAACTGTCAGTCTAGCTCTTGTTGTGTCGCTCTTTGTGGTAACTCAATTCGATACGATTACTACTGGGCTTCAGTTTCAAGAAGATTTGCCGTGGTTAGAGCCTTTAGGACTAACATACCGATTGGGCTTGGATGGTTTATCACTGCCACTGATTGTTTTGAATAGTTTCTTAACGCTGATCGCACTCTTTTCTACATCTGTGACGATTCAGCGATCGCGTCTTTACTATTCATTGGTGCTTGTGATCAATGCTGCGGTTGCTGGAGCATTTCTCGCTCATAACTTGCTCTTGTTCTTCTTATTCTATGAGCTAGAACTAATCCCGTTGTATTTACTGATTGCCATTTGGGGAGGAGCAAGACGCGGATATGCTTCGACCAAGTTCTTAATCTATACGGCTGTTTCAGGCATTCTGATTCTGATTGCGTTTTTAGGTCTAACTTGGTTAAGTGGTGCGACCTCGTTTGAATACAATCCAGCGTTATCGCAGACGTTGCCTTTGACCTCTCAATTTATTTTGCTTGGCGCGATTTTGATTGGATTTGGCATCAAGATTCCTTTGTTTCCATTACATACTTGGTTGCCAGATGCTCACGTTGAAGCGTCTACTCCAATTTCGGTCTTGCTTGCAGGTGTTTTATTGAAGCTTGGAACTTATGGACTGTTGCGATTTGGATTGCAGCTATTTCCACAGGCTTGGGCAGTAATGGCTCCGTACTTGGCAATTTGGGCTGTGGTGAGTGTCTTGTTTGGGGCATTTACCGCGATCGCTCAAACTGACATGAAAAAAATGGTGGCTTATAGTTCAGTCGGTCACATGGGATTTATCCTTTTAGCTGCCGCTGCTGCAACTCCGCTGAGTCTCTTAGGCTGTGTGTTTCAAATGGTGAGTCACGGTCTGATTTCTGCACTACTGTTTGCTTTAGTTGGTGTGGTTTATGCCAAGACGGGAACTCGCGATATTACTGTTCTGAAAGGATTACTAACACCAGAGCGAGGATTACCGATCGTTGGTAGCTTGATGATTCTCGGTGTAATGGCAAGTGCTGGAATTCCTGGAATGGTAGGCTTTATCTCAGAATTTTTGGTGTTCCGAGGAAGCTTTACAGTGTTCCCGGTTCAAACGTTGCTCAGCATGATTGGGACTGGTTTAACAGCAGTTTACTTCCTGCTATTAGTGAATCGGACTTTCTTTGGACGGCTTCCAGATGAGTTTGCGAATTTGCCTCCGGTGTCTTGGTCTGAGAGAGTTCCGTCTTTGGTTGTAGCAGCTTTGATTGTCTTATTAGGTCTACAACCGGGTTGGTTGGTTCATTGGACAGAGACAACAACGACTGCAATGTTACAAAACTATTCGACGATCGCGACTCCGATCGAATCTGAATCTATCTCGGTCTTATTGCTGGAGTAA
- a CDS encoding NAD(P)H-quinone oxidoreductase subunit F (similar to AA sequence:cyanobase_aa:LBDG_11500), translating into MEQFLVETSWWIPSYGILGAVLTLPWSIGLIRRTGPRPAAYLNVLTTALALIHGLALFNAVWGHEAQHFGFHWFQAADLDLTFSLELSPISVGAVLLVTGLSLIAQVFALGYMEKDWALARFFGLMGFFEGAMSGLAISDSLFLTYALLEMLTLSTYLLVGFWYAQPLVVTAARDAFLTKRVGDVLLLMGVVALSAFSGSLDFPGLYDWAETAELSPTVSALLGLALISGPIGKCAQFPLHLWLDEAMEGPNPASILRNSVVVGCGAYVLIKLQPIVSLSPVASTALVTLGTMTAIGASLVSLAQIDIKRALSHSTSAYLGLVFIAVGIGWTDFALILLFAHAIAKALLFMSVGSIIMTTSCQDITEMGGLWSKMPATTTAFLTGCAGLVGLFPLGGFWAFQRGINDFWYEEPWLIVVILLVNALTALSLTRVYRLVFMGKVQPKTRRAPEVPWTMAVPMVSLSVFTLTVPLILNTLHLLPRWEFVNWSAVGLLMMSGITGTALGFAITLNYAWIRPIQAPLRFLQDFLAYDFYMDRLYRVSVVLVVNAIAHFSSWFDRYIVDGVVNFVGLASIFSGETLKYSSSGRSQAYMLTILLVVGLLGAALTWSMW; encoded by the coding sequence ATGGAGCAGTTTCTAGTCGAAACAAGCTGGTGGATTCCCTCTTACGGGATTTTGGGTGCGGTGTTGACTTTGCCTTGGTCGATCGGATTGATTCGGAGAACGGGTCCTCGTCCTGCGGCTTACCTCAATGTATTGACAACAGCACTGGCTTTGATTCACGGGCTTGCATTGTTTAATGCTGTTTGGGGGCACGAGGCGCAACATTTTGGTTTTCACTGGTTTCAGGCGGCAGATTTGGATCTGACGTTTTCGCTAGAACTGTCTCCGATTAGTGTCGGTGCGGTGCTGCTGGTGACGGGCTTGAGTTTGATTGCTCAGGTGTTTGCGCTGGGGTACATGGAAAAAGATTGGGCACTGGCACGATTTTTTGGATTGATGGGATTTTTTGAAGGTGCAATGAGTGGGTTGGCGATTAGTGATTCGCTGTTTCTCACGTATGCGCTTTTGGAAATGTTGACGCTCTCAACTTATTTGTTGGTGGGATTTTGGTATGCTCAACCGCTCGTGGTGACGGCTGCACGAGATGCGTTTTTGACGAAGCGGGTTGGCGATGTGTTGCTGTTGATGGGCGTTGTAGCACTGTCAGCATTTTCTGGGAGTTTGGATTTTCCAGGCTTGTACGATTGGGCAGAAACGGCTGAATTGTCTCCAACGGTTTCAGCATTGCTTGGATTAGCTTTGATTTCGGGACCGATCGGGAAATGTGCTCAGTTTCCATTACACCTCTGGTTAGATGAGGCGATGGAAGGTCCAAACCCAGCATCGATTCTGAGAAATTCGGTGGTTGTGGGTTGTGGTGCCTATGTCTTGATCAAGCTTCAACCGATCGTGAGTTTATCGCCAGTTGCTTCGACTGCTTTGGTAACGTTGGGAACGATGACTGCGATCGGGGCTTCTCTGGTTTCTCTCGCACAGATTGATATCAAACGAGCATTGTCGCATTCCACTAGCGCATACCTCGGATTAGTCTTTATTGCAGTGGGAATTGGCTGGACAGACTTCGCGCTGATTTTATTGTTTGCTCATGCGATCGCGAAAGCGCTCCTATTCATGAGTGTTGGATCGATCATTATGACTACAAGTTGCCAAGACATTACGGAGATGGGCGGTTTGTGGTCGAAAATGCCAGCAACAACGACCGCATTTTTAACAGGCTGTGCTGGATTAGTTGGATTGTTCCCGCTTGGTGGATTTTGGGCGTTTCAACGGGGAATTAATGATTTTTGGTATGAAGAACCTTGGTTGATTGTTGTCATTCTTCTAGTAAATGCGCTCACTGCTTTGAGCTTGACTAGAGTGTATCGCTTGGTGTTCATGGGCAAAGTTCAGCCAAAAACTCGACGCGCTCCGGAAGTCCCCTGGACAATGGCAGTTCCGATGGTGTCGCTGAGTGTGTTCACATTGACTGTTCCACTCATTCTTAATACGCTTCATTTGCTTCCAAGATGGGAATTTGTAAATTGGTCGGCAGTCGGACTGCTAATGATGTCGGGAATTACAGGAACAGCTTTGGGATTTGCAATCACTCTGAACTATGCTTGGATTCGCCCGATTCAAGCTCCGCTACGGTTTTTACAGGATTTTCTGGCGTATGACTTTTACATGGATCGCTTGTACCGCGTCAGTGTCGTTCTAGTCGTGAATGCGATCGCTCATTTCAGTTCTTGGTTCGATCGTTACATTGTCGATGGCGTGGTGAACTTCGTTGGACTTGCTTCAATCTTCAGTGGCGAAACTTTGAAATATAGTTCTTCGGGACGATCGCAGGCTTACATGTTGACCATTTTGCTTGTGGTTGGATTGTTGGGCGCAGCTTTAACTTGGTCGATGTGGTAA
- a CDS encoding hypothetical protein (hypothetical protein PCC7424_3690;~similar to AA sequence:cyanobase_aa:LBDG_11530): MIRQIDGIVQAGYGVASGRADSSPYPKGTIEMQTPFFKELGLELDDFFPGTLNINISPNKFELISPQHTFRNVHWAEGFPPEDFSFTPCQILYQNQAFDGLVYYPHPETKIGHFQNPSIVEAIAPLIPDLKYGDRVTLRINTNEIRIFDK, encoded by the coding sequence ATGATTAGACAGATTGATGGAATTGTTCAAGCTGGATATGGGGTTGCTTCGGGAAGAGCAGACAGCAGCCCGTATCCGAAAGGCACGATCGAAATGCAAACTCCTTTCTTTAAAGAATTGGGTCTAGAACTTGACGATTTTTTTCCCGGTACACTAAACATCAATATCAGCCCAAACAAATTTGAACTCATTTCGCCACAACATACGTTCAGAAATGTGCATTGGGCTGAAGGATTTCCTCCAGAAGATTTCTCGTTTACACCTTGCCAAATTCTCTATCAGAATCAAGCTTTTGATGGATTAGTTTATTATCCGCATCCGGAGACGAAGATTGGACATTTTCAGAATCCATCGATCGTAGAAGCGATCGCGCCTCTGATTCCCGACTTAAAATATGGCGATCGCGTTACACTCCGCATCAACACTAACGAAATTCGGATTTTTGATAAATAG
- a CDS encoding NAD(P)H-quinone oxidoreductase subunit F (similar to AA sequence:cyanobase_aa:LBDG_11540) produces MAHPLLQSIWLIPCYALIGAILSALWFPGITRRTGPRPSGYLNAIMSLATFIHASFALPATWGQPPQEILIPWLNVAGLNLTIPIEISTLSVGAIVLVSGINLLAQTYAFGYMEMDWGWARFFSLLGLFEAGMTALVLCNSLFFSYFILEILTLATYLLVGIWFNQSLVVTGARDAFLTKRIGDLFLLMGVVALLPLAGTWNFSELAEWAKTAQVDPKVITLVGLALIAGPMGKCAQFPLHLWLDEAMEGPVPASILRNSVVVATGAWVMYKLEPVLALSPTVLGTTVFIGAVSAIGGSLIALAQIDIKRTQSYLVTAYMGLVFIAIGTQQPEAALLLVLSHALASALLIMGGGAVVWNSITQDVTMLGGLWSRRPVSGFSFLIGLAGLVAFPPFGGFWALLKICEGVWGTQSWIVGIVLLVNAFAAFGVTRVFCLLFTGEAKQMSQRSPEIHYWMALPMIFMMGFTLHLPLILQSLNLLPTWAEINTDLALLLIWSTITGIALGAIVYTSKNIAKPVVFPLKGLQDLLANDFYTPSLYRSSIVFIVALVSQITSWFDKYLVDGGLNLFGALTIFSGRNLRYSTSGQSQFYMLTIVFGIALISVLLSLPFLSHVTVSLFPQNPTEIVMNVQR; encoded by the coding sequence ATGGCTCACCCTTTGCTTCAGAGCATTTGGTTAATTCCTTGCTACGCCCTTATCGGCGCTATCCTTTCGGCACTCTGGTTTCCGGGAATTACGCGGCGGACAGGTCCTCGTCCTTCCGGATACCTGAATGCAATCATGTCCTTGGCTACATTTATTCATGCTTCATTTGCGCTTCCTGCCACCTGGGGTCAGCCTCCTCAAGAGATTTTGATTCCTTGGCTGAATGTTGCAGGACTGAATTTAACAATCCCGATCGAGATTTCCACTCTGAGCGTGGGCGCGATCGTGTTGGTTTCTGGAATTAATCTTCTGGCACAAACCTACGCTTTCGGCTACATGGAAATGGATTGGGGTTGGGCGCGATTTTTCTCGCTGCTCGGTCTGTTCGAGGCGGGAATGACTGCACTCGTACTGTGTAACTCTCTATTCTTCAGCTACTTCATTCTGGAAATTCTGACGCTTGCAACCTACTTACTCGTTGGCATCTGGTTCAATCAGTCGCTCGTGGTTACGGGTGCGCGAGATGCGTTCCTGACCAAGCGAATTGGGGACCTGTTTTTGCTGATGGGTGTGGTGGCACTGTTACCTCTGGCTGGAACTTGGAATTTCAGCGAATTGGCAGAATGGGCAAAAACGGCTCAAGTCGATCCGAAAGTGATCACTTTAGTTGGATTAGCGCTGATTGCAGGTCCGATGGGTAAATGTGCTCAATTCCCACTGCACTTGTGGCTGGATGAAGCGATGGAAGGTCCAGTTCCGGCTTCGATCTTGAGAAACTCGGTTGTGGTCGCGACTGGAGCTTGGGTCATGTACAAGTTGGAACCTGTACTGGCTCTGTCTCCCACAGTTCTTGGAACGACAGTCTTTATCGGTGCGGTTAGTGCGATCGGTGGATCATTAATTGCACTCGCTCAAATCGACATTAAGCGGACTCAATCCTACTTAGTCACCGCTTACATGGGCTTGGTCTTTATTGCGATCGGAACTCAGCAACCTGAAGCGGCACTTCTACTCGTTCTGAGTCATGCGCTTGCTTCTGCATTGCTGATTATGGGCGGTGGTGCAGTTGTTTGGAATAGCATCACGCAAGATGTAACCATGTTGGGTGGATTATGGTCGCGTCGTCCGGTATCGGGCTTCAGTTTCCTCATTGGTCTCGCTGGATTGGTCGCTTTCCCTCCGTTTGGTGGATTTTGGGCGCTGCTGAAAATCTGTGAAGGCGTTTGGGGCACTCAGTCTTGGATTGTTGGCATTGTTCTACTGGTGAATGCGTTTGCAGCCTTTGGAGTCACACGAGTCTTCTGTCTGCTGTTCACCGGTGAAGCGAAGCAAATGTCACAGCGATCGCCAGAGATTCACTACTGGATGGCATTGCCGATGATCTTTATGATGGGCTTTACGCTTCATCTGCCGCTGATTCTTCAGTCTTTGAATCTTCTTCCAACCTGGGCTGAAATCAATACCGATCTCGCTCTGTTGCTGATTTGGTCAACGATTACGGGAATTGCTCTCGGTGCGATCGTTTACACCAGCAAGAACATTGCGAAACCTGTGGTATTTCCCTTGAAAGGCTTGCAAGATCTGTTGGCAAACGACTTCTACACGCCAAGTCTTTACCGGAGCAGCATCGTATTTATCGTTGCGCTCGTTTCTCAAATCACCTCTTGGTTTGATAAATATCTGGTAGATGGCGGACTGAATCTGTTTGGAGCATTGACCATTTTTAGTGGTCGGAACTTGCGATACAGCACATCAGGACAATCGCAGTTTTATATGTTGACGATCGTATTTGGAATCGCGTTGATCAGTGTTTTACTGAGTCTGCCTTTCCTCTCGCACGTCACCGTCTCGCTGTTCCCACAGAATCCGACTGAAATTGTGATGAATGTTCAGCGTTAA
- a CDS encoding CO2 hydration protein (similar to AA sequence:cyanobase_aa:LBDG_11520) codes for MVVARSKSTHPLAEIVDRIESGGALLPESPTNLIEVVGVLKSYGIVLDAYSRNLKFIANHQFLVLFPFFKYFDGEITFKKLLKHWWHDRINYEFSEYCMKAMMWHGGGGLDTYLDSQEFVDRAQEAIQAKIKSNFFIRNLSQIFPNFLLEQVRMSCYYSAIGQFWTVMSEMFLELSDRYDNGEINTIQDVVEHVKAGLVNNAALPITYSVKIGDRTYEIIPESAGLKFLMDTAVPYVEAVFFKSFPFMGTISYNAQARQIPLEQERFSYGALHADPLPIGGGGIPPTLLMQDMMHYLPDYLLDYYRGLPRGETDVRVKICLSFQRSMFCVTTAAMLGLAPYSIETQNPKEQAENRAYLEGWMDKLLESRLITFQSCDD; via the coding sequence ATGGTTGTTGCACGTTCCAAATCTACACATCCGCTGGCTGAGATTGTCGATCGTATTGAATCTGGTGGCGCACTGTTACCCGAATCACCCACGAATCTGATCGAAGTGGTTGGCGTTCTTAAGAGCTATGGCATTGTTTTGGATGCTTACTCTCGTAATCTCAAATTCATCGCTAATCACCAGTTTTTAGTGTTATTTCCGTTTTTCAAATACTTTGATGGCGAAATCACATTTAAGAAACTGTTAAAGCATTGGTGGCACGATCGTATTAATTACGAGTTTTCTGAATACTGCATGAAAGCCATGATGTGGCATGGTGGGGGCGGATTAGATACGTATCTTGATAGCCAAGAATTTGTCGATCGAGCACAAGAAGCAATTCAAGCAAAGATTAAAAGCAATTTCTTTATCCGAAATCTGTCTCAGATTTTTCCGAATTTCTTGCTTGAACAAGTTCGGATGTCTTGTTACTACAGCGCGATCGGACAATTCTGGACAGTCATGAGCGAGATGTTTCTTGAATTAAGCGATCGATATGACAACGGAGAAATCAATACGATCCAAGATGTTGTTGAGCACGTGAAAGCAGGACTCGTAAACAATGCTGCACTGCCGATCACCTATTCAGTGAAAATTGGCGATCGTACTTACGAGATCATTCCCGAATCTGCTGGACTGAAATTCTTGATGGATACAGCCGTTCCTTATGTTGAAGCGGTTTTCTTTAAGTCTTTTCCGTTCATGGGAACGATTTCTTACAACGCTCAAGCGCGACAGATTCCACTAGAACAAGAGCGATTTTCCTACGGTGCGCTTCATGCTGATCCGTTGCCCATTGGAGGTGGGGGAATTCCGCCGACATTGTTGATGCAGGATATGATGCACTATTTACCGGATTATCTGCTCGATTATTATCGGGGGTTGCCTAGAGGTGAAACCGATGTGCGAGTGAAAATCTGTCTCAGTTTCCAAAGGTCAATGTTTTGCGTGACAACAGCGGCAATGTTGGGATTGGCTCCATATTCGATCGAGACCCAAAATCCAAAAGAGCAAGCCGAGAATCGTGCTTACCTTGAAGGCTGGATGGATAAACTTCTAGAATCGAGATTGATCACTTTTCAGTCTTGCGATGATTAG
- a CDS encoding carbon dioxide concentrating mechanism protein (similar to AA sequence:cyanobase_aa:LBDG_11470) produces MQIAKVRGTVVSTQKEPSLRGVKFLLVQILDEEGQPLPVYEVAADNVGAGVDEWVLVSRGSGARQVPGSENRPVDAAVIAIIDTVSVDNRPLYNKGTQY; encoded by the coding sequence ATGCAGATTGCAAAAGTTCGGGGAACCGTTGTCAGTACTCAAAAAGAACCGAGTCTAAGAGGAGTGAAATTCCTCTTAGTGCAGATTCTCGATGAAGAAGGGCAGCCCCTCCCGGTATATGAGGTGGCTGCTGACAACGTGGGCGCAGGGGTCGATGAGTGGGTGTTAGTGAGTCGCGGCAGTGGCGCTCGGCAGGTTCCCGGTAGTGAGAATCGCCCGGTTGATGCTGCTGTGATTGCCATTATTGATACGGTGAGCGTGGATAATCGCCCGCTGTACAACAAGGGAACTCAGTATTAG
- a CDS encoding microcompartments protein (similar to AA sequence:cyanobase_aa:LBDG_11480), protein MAIAVGMIETLGFPAVVEAADAMVKAARVTLVGYEKIGSGRVTVIVRGDVSEVQASVAAGIENVKRVNGGQVLSTHIIARPHENLEYVLPIRYTEAVEPFRESVSGIRPLNRP, encoded by the coding sequence ATGGCTATTGCAGTTGGCATGATCGAGACGTTAGGGTTTCCCGCAGTTGTGGAAGCCGCAGACGCAATGGTCAAAGCAGCTCGTGTGACCTTGGTGGGTTACGAGAAAATCGGTAGCGGTCGCGTCACTGTGATCGTGCGGGGCGACGTTTCAGAAGTGCAAGCTTCGGTCGCGGCTGGAATTGAAAATGTGAAGCGCGTCAACGGTGGACAAGTGTTATCCACTCACATTATTGCGCGTCCGCACGAAAACCTCGAATACGTGCTGCCGATTCGTTACACCGAGGCAGTTGAGCCGTTCCGTGAAAGCGTGAGCGGTATCCGTCCGCTGAACCGTCCATAA